In the Archangium lipolyticum genome, CGGGCCGGGCGGTCACCTCGGACCAGACGCGCCGGCTCGCGGTGGACGGGCAGTCTCCCTTCGTCACGCTCGCCCCCTTCTCGGCCGACTCGGCCCAGGGCGCATCCCTGTCGAAGTCCGTGCAACGGCTGGTGGTCTCCGCGCCCCCGCCGGATCGCTACGTGCCATCGCAGGGCGGCAGGCTGTCCTTCTCCCTTCCGAGCCAGGCCCTGGCCTCGGCGGGCGGCTGGTTCGCCATCCTGACGGGAGATGACCGGCGTCCCCTCCCGGACGAGGGCGAGGCCGCGTTGCTGCTCGTTCCCGCGGGGAAGCGCGACGTCCTCCGGCTGAAGAGGGATCCGCTCCTCTACTTCTTCCACGCGGTCATGCCCGACATCGACGGGAACGACCCCGTGCCCCTGCAGGTGCTCAATGGAGAGCGCAAGGTCGCGGCGGAGATCTACTACGGCTACGACCCGACCATCGGTGAGCTGCCGGTCACCGCCACGGGCCATTCGTTGAAGGTGACTCTGGACGGCGATGACGGCACGGTGGTGCTGGATGCCGCCTCCACCGGGCCGCTCGAAGCCGGGCGCCGCTATCTGGTGGTGATGAGCGGCAAGCAGGGCCAGACGGGTGACGTGGCGCCCCGGTTGACCGTCATCCCGGATGGCTTTCCGGCGGACGTCATGGATGCCCGGGTGCGGTTCGTGGATGCCTCCATGAACGCGCCCTCTCGGGGGGTCGACTTCGGCTACTTCGACGTCGCCAGCGATGGTTCCAAGGGGGACACGTTCACGAGTGTCGTCCAGGGGGCGAAGTACGCGACGATCGCCGGCTCCGCCGCGGGCGTCCCCTTCCTCGCGCCGCTCAGCCGCGACAGCTCCAACAACGCCTTCATGTACTACGGCATCCGGGCCGCGGAGGGCGGTCCGGCGAAGGCGGTGAAGGGCGGCGTGGTGGCCAGGCCGCACCTCGTCGTGCTGATCGGTGACTGGAACCAGGCGACGTTGGAGATGCGGGCCCTCAACCTGCGCAACAACTGGTGGGTCAGCCTGTCGGCGCCGGGGACGTTCGAGTAGTGCGCTCAGCCCTCGAGGACGCCAGCGGCGACGGCGGCCTCGAGGGCCTTGTGCATGGCGGTGCTCATCCCGAGCGAGGCGGCCTCGCCGGGTGTGCACCAGCGCAGCTCACGGAAGGCGGGAGCGTGGGAGGGGTGCGCCGGTCCCGTCACGCGCAGCAGGCGCAGGGAGAGGGCACGGTGGGTGAGCTGCCGGCGCACGGTACCGAGGTGGCCTCGCATCTCGACGTCCACGCCGAGTGCCTCGGCGAGCTTCGCGGCGGAGCTGGTGTCGGGCGTATCGTCTTCCACCTCTGCGGCGGGCAGCTCCCAGAGACCACCGAAGAGGCCCTTCTCCGCGCGTCGCGCGAGCAGCAACCGGCCCTGGTGGGCCCAGACGGCCACGGCCAGGGTCATCCGTTTGGGTGCGGCTCGCACCCGGGCGGGAGGCAGCTCGTCCACGCGGCCGTGGCGGTACGCGAGGCACTCCTCGCGCACGGGGCACAGCAGGCACAGGGGGCTCTCCGGGCGGCACACGGTGGCGCCGTGCTCCATGAGGGCCTGGTTGAAGTCTCCGGGCCGCTCGCCGTGGACGAACTCCGTGGCGAGCGCCCACAGCCGGGCCTCGCGGACGCGGTCGCCGGGAGCGCCCTCGACTTCGAAGATGCGGGAGAGGACGCGGGCCACGTTGCCATCCACCAGCGGCGCGGGCTCTCCGAAGGCGATGGAGGCCACGGCGCCCGAGGTGTAGCGGCCGAAGCCGGGGAGGGTGAGCAGCTCGGCGGCGGTGGAGGGAAGCCTGCCGCCGAAGCGGGCCACCACCTCCTGGGCGGCGCGGTGCAGGTTGCGCGCGCGCGAGTAGTAGCCGAGCCCCCGCCATGCGGCGAGCACGTCCGGCAGTGGCGCGGCGGCGAGGGACTCCACCGTGGGGAAGCGCTGGAGGAAGCGCTCCCAGTACGGAATCACCGTGGACACCTGTGTCTGCTGCAGCATCACCTCGCTGAGCCAGATGGCGTACGGGTCGCGCGTGCGGCGCCAGGGCAGGTCGCGCTTCTGCCGGTCGTACCACTCGAGCAGCCGGGAGCGCAGGGACTCGCGGCGTCCGGGCTCGACGAGGGGCGCGGTGGCGGGCTCCTTGCGCTTGCGCTGGGGGCTCATGGCGTCTTCGCGGGATTCGCGATGCGGCGCGCCACGCGGTCGAAGAGGCCGGGCATCCACCGGTTGGCGAGCACCATCACGCGCCCGGGCAGGGTGAGCACGGTCTCCCGGCGCTTGCGGCGGCTGGCGCGCACCATGGCGGCGGCCACGGCCTCGGAGCTCATCGCGTTCAATGGGATGGCGTCCTGCTTCCATCCCTCGGCGTTGAGGCGGGAGTCGCGGAACCCGGTCTCGGTGAGGCCCGGGGACACGAGCAGCACGGAGATGCCCTCGGTGGAGAGCTCGGCGCGCAGGGACTCGGTGAGGAGGTTCACCGCGGCCTTGGAAGAGCCGTAACCACCGAGCAGCGGCAGGCCCCGGTGGCCCAGCACGGAGCTGACGTTGACCACCTGCGAGCCCGGGGCGCGCTTGCGCAGCAGGGGCAGGGCGGCGCGGGTGACACGCACCAGGCCGAAGAAGTTGATCTCGAACACCTGGCGGAGCTGCTCCTCGCTGAAGCCCTCGACGGGGCCGTAGAGACCGAGCCCCGCGTTGTTGACGAGGATGTCCAGCCCGCCGAACGTGGCCTCCGTCTCGCGCACGAGACTGGCCACGTCCTCCTCACGGGTGATGTCGCAGCGTATGGGGAGCGCCCGCACGCCGAGTGCTTCCACCTCGCGCGCGGCGTCCCGCAACTGGGACTCCCGGCGGGCGGCGAGCACGATGTGGGCCCCCTGGGCGGCGTAGGCCTTCGCCGCCGCGCGGCCGATGCCGCTGGAGGCGCCGGTGATGAGCACCACCTTCTCCTGAAAGTCTCTGGTCGCCATGGCGGGGCGCACCTTAGCGGTTGGCCGCTACCGGAAAAGGACCTGTGGGGGTGTGACTGCTCGCCTGTCCATCTTCTGGCGGAGCGAGCCCCCGTCTAGTATTCGCGTCCGCCATGGCACGTACCTTCAGCAACGACTTCTCCTGGTCCAAGAGCCGGCACGAGAAGCTCCAGGAGTGCTCCCGGGCGTACTACTTCTACTACTACCGCTCCTGGGGCGGCTGGGAGTCGGGGGCGCCCCAGGAGGTGCGTGAGCTGTACGTGCTGAAGAAGCTGAGCAACCGCTATGCGTGGGCGGGCAGCGTGGTGCACGACGCCATCAAGGACGCGCTGCTGGACTGGCGGGCGGGGCGCGAGGTGGAGCCGTCCAAGGTGGAGGCGCGGGCGCTCGAGCTGATGCGCAAGGACTTCCGCTACTCGCGCGAGAAGGGGTACCGGACGCAGAAGTACCGCAAGACGTTCTCGGGCCTGGTGGAGCACGAGTACGAGGAGCCGGTGCCGGACGATGCGTGGAAGCAGAACGCGGAGACGGTGCGCTCGGCGCTGGCGTGGTTCTTCGCCTCGCGCTGGCCGGCGCTGGCGAAAGGGCTGAAGCCGGCGCAGTGGCTGGAGGTGGACGCGGGGGCCGAGTTCTCCACCTTCACCTTGGACGGGGTGAAGGTCTTCGCCATCCCCGACTTCGCGTACGTGGACGCGGACGGCTCGCCAGTGGTGGTGGACTGGAAGACGGGGAAGGCGAGGGACGGGTACGACGAGCAGGTGCTGGGCTACGCGTTGTACGTGTCCCAGCGCTACCGGCTGCCGCTGGAGAAGGTGCGCGCGTCGCTGGTGTACCTGAACGACGGGGTGGAGCACGAGGTGCAGGTGGACCGCGACGCGGTGGAGGGCTTCAAGGCCCGCTTCGCGCAGAGCGTGGCGCGCATGCGCGAGCTGCTGGTGAATCCGGCCACCAACACGCCGAAGGACGAGTCCGCCTTCCCCCAGACGGACGACCTGTCCTCGTGCACCCGCTGCGCCTTCCGCCGCCCCTGTGGCCGCGAGGCGGCGGCGGCGAAGGTGGCCTGAGCCAGGCGGCTGCCTGGCTTCTCGTGGCGGACGGCGTGCGTTAAACTTCCAGAAGCCCGTGGTGGAGGGGGGCGTGGTGCAGGTGGCGTGTGACTGCGGCAAGCACGCGCCGAAGGCTCCTCAGAAGGTGGCGGCAGAGGAGCTCCTGAAGCCCATGCCCGGCAGCATTCCGTACTTCGCCATGGTCGCGCACTCCACCAGCCGGCAGACCCTCCACGACGGCGTGAAGACGGTGCTGAAGCAGCAATTCACCACCCTCGTCAAATAGGGGCGCCGGGGGCCGGGCCCAGGTGCTCCCTCACCGGGAGTTGGGGCGGCAACCGCCCTGGGAGCCGGCGGCGCACGTGCGCCCGTCCTCCCAGATGGCCTCCGACAACCGGGCCCCCTGGAGCTCCACGTTCTTCAGGTTGGCGTGTGTCAGGTCCGCGTCGCGCAGATCGGCGTCCCGGAAGATGGCCTCCTCGAGGTTGCATCGGGCCAGGACGGTGAAGCGGAGCTTCGCCCCGGTGAAGTCCGCGCGCACGAGCCACCCACCTCCGGCCGACAGGGAGTAGGCGTGTGAGGGCTCGCTGCGACGGTAGGTTCCGCCCGTTCCCGTGAGGCTCGCTCCCTCCAGATTGACGCCGCGGAGGTTGGCCCCCTCGAAGTTGGCCGAGGGCAGCTCCGTCACCTTGCGCAGATCGAGGCCCTCCAGGATGGCGCCCTGGAATCGCGCGGCCCCGAAGGAAGCGCCGTCCACCCGCGCGCCGCGCAAGTTGGCCCCTCGTGCATCGGCTCCCCCCAGGGAAGCGCCGCTCAGGTCCGCGTTGCCCAGGCGGGCCCGGGAGAGTTTCGCGTTCTCCAGCTTCGCGCCCGCCAGCCGTGCCCCCTCCAGGTCCGCCCCCTCGAGCTGGGCGCCCGTGAGATCGCAGCCCGTGCACTCCCGCGTCTCCAGCAGTTGCTGGACGGTCTTCTGGAGCGCCTTCTGCTGGCGCTCCTGCTCGGACTCACCGCGACACGCGGACAGGCCCGGCCCGGACAGCAGCAACAGGAGAATCAGGTGTCGCCGGTGGGCACGAGGGTCCATGGCCCCGGAGTCTACCCGGTCCTCCCGGGGCTGGCTCGGCCGGGGACGATCAACGCCCCAGCGACAGGCGCCGCACCACGACGCCCGCCGCGTTCATGCCGAACACGGAGGTGACGAAGGCCACGCTGCCGTCGATCTGCGTGCGGCGCTCGCAGGTGTGGAAGTCGTTGTCGTTGGGGCACACGCACATGAAGCCGTCGTCCGAGTCGTAGCGCAGGGACAGCGGATCCCTCCGCGCCTCGATGGAGTACACGGCGGTGATGCCCGTGGGCCGCTCGGTGGGCACGCCGTACTTGCGCTTGAGCAGCTTGCGGATGTCCTTGGCGAACGGGTCCATGTGCGTCTCGCACAGGTCCTCCACGCGGATGGACGTGGGGTCCAACCGGCCCGCCGCGCCCATGGAGCTCACCACGGGGATGCCCAGGCTGACGCAGCGGTGGAGCAGGTGCAGCTTCGCCTTCACGTTGTCGATGGCGTCCACCACGTAGTCGTAGCTGCCCGGGGCGAGCAGCTGATCGGCCAGCTCGTCGCGGTAGAACTCGCGCAGGCCCTCGACGTGGGCGTCCGGGTTGATGTCCTTGCAGCGCTGCGCCATCAGCTCCGCCTTGGGCTTGCCCACCGTCTTCGCGGTGGCGTGGAGCTGCCGGTTGGCGTTGGTCACGCACACGGTGTCGAAGTCCACCAGCGTAAGGTGTCCGATGCCGCTGCGCACGAGGCCCTCGGCGGCATAGCTGCCCACGCCGCCCAGGCCGAACACCACCACGCGGGCGTTGGACAGCCGCTCCATCGCCGGGTCTCCGAGCAGGCGTCCGGTGCGGTCGAAGCGCCGGTGCAGCTTGAAGGGCCTGGCCTCCTCCGAGGAGGCGGGGGTGCCAGCGGTGGCGGGGACGGTCTCTGGGGGAGTGGGCTGCGGATTCATGGAGTGCCTCTATAACGCGACCGCTCCCCTACAGCGAAGGAGGTGGAAAGGCTTCCCGGAACAGGCGGCGGGCGTTCTCGGTCGTCCGCTGGGCGAGCGCCTCCACCGGCTCTCCCAGCACCCGGGCCATCCCCTCGATGACGCGCGGCAGGTATCCCGGCTCGGAGCGCTGTCCCCGGTGGGGGGTGGGGGCCTGATCCGGGGCGTCCGTCTCCGCCATGAGCCGGTCGGGGGGGATGACCCGCAGGGCGTCCAGCGGCTTGCGCGCCTCGGCCCAGGTGACGGGGCCCGCGAAGGAGAAATAACAGCCTTTCTGGATGTAGAAGCGCGCCAGGTCCGCCCCCCCGCCGTAGCTGTGCATCAGCACGCCGGCCTCGGGCAGGGGCTCCTGCTTGAAGAGCTCGATGAGGGCGGGGTGCGCGCGGAAGCAGTGCATCAGCACGGGCAGGCCGTGCTTGCGCGCCAGCTCCAGGTGCCGCTTCAGCACCGCCACCTGCCGCTCCATGGGCGCGCCCGCGGCCGAAGGGCCGTCCAGTCCACACTCGCCCACGGCGATGGCCCCGCCCCGGGCGAGCAGCGCGTCCAGCCGCTCGAGGTGCTCCTCGTCCTGCTCGGGAGGGATGTCCGGGAGCAGCTGGGGGTGGATGCCGAGCCCCACCTGGAGGCGTGGCTCGGCGCGGGACATGGCGAGCAGGGGCTCCCAGTTCTCCGGGCCCACGCCGGGCACGAGGATGCCGTGCAGCCCGGCGGCCCAGGCGCGGTCGAGCACTTCGTGGCGGTCCGGATCGAAACGCGTCGCGTCGAGGTGGCAGTGGGTGTCAATCATCGGAAAGGTCCGGCGGTGCCTGGTGCATCCGGCGTTCATCCCGCGACAGCGGGAACAGTGTGGGTGCCTTGCGCCACCTCCGGTGGGCGCGAAGCGAACCTATACGACGCACGCCGATGTTCCGGAGGTTCATATGGGAAAGCGTGTGGTCCTCGGCGTGCTCATGGGTGCGCTGATGGTGGTGTCGACCGGTTGTTCCGAGGAGTGCGTCGATGCGTTCGACTGCACCAACAAGAAGGGGACGCCGGGCCAGGGGAAGAAGTGGGCCTGTGTCGAGAACGAGTGTGTCACCCAGGACGACACGCCGCAGCCGGGGCATGGTGACGCGGGAACGCAGACCGATGCCGGTACCCAGACGGACGCGGGCACGCAGACCGATGCAGGTACGGAGGTGGACGCGGGCACGCAGACCGATGCCGGTACGGAGGTGGACGCGGGCACGATGACCCTCCAGGAGGGCGCGGCCTGCTCGAACACCAACAGCTGCATGGCGGGCCTGTACTGCGACGGGTCGGGTGGCTCCAGGACGTGCCAGCCGCTCCACATCGCGGTGACGCGGAAGCTGTCGGGCGCCAATACGACCGAGGCGGTGGTCGTGCGCTACAAGACCCCCGGCAGCAATCCGGCCACCGGGACTTCCGATGTGACGAAGCTCAGCGAGGGCACTGGCCAGAGCCGGTTCCCCCGCTGGAACAAGGACGGCACCGCGGTGGCGTTCGTGGATGCGTCTGGCAACACCGTGACGCTCGTCACCCGGAACATCCCGCTCGTGGCGGCGCAGAAGACCGAGCTGACCACGGCCACCGCCGCCGGCACCTCCGACTTCCGCTACATGGAGTGGGCGCCCTCGGCCTCCATCGCCTGGGCCACCCAGACGGGGGCGAGCGTCTCGGGCATCTCCACCATTCCCGGGACGGGTGGAGACGTGCAGACGCTCTCCACCGCCGGCGTGTTCCCCTCGTGGGCGGCGGATGGCACCAGCCTCGCCTACAGCTCTGGTGGCGTGGGCCTGCTGACCCGGGCGCCTGGCGCCGCCTCGGGCACCCCCGTCACCGGCGCGGGCGCGCAGAGTGAGCAGCCCCTGCACAACGCGGCGAACAACATCCTGCTCTACCTGTCCGTGGACACGAGCAAGCCGGCGTCGGAGCAGACCGAGCAGTTCGGCACGGACGCGGTGCCGCTCAGCCAGCTCTACACCATCGCCGCCAGCGGCGGGACGCCCGAGCTCATCGCGGCCACCACCGAGGTGGATGCCACGAATGCCGCCGGGCCGGTCAGGACGTACATCGCCAACCACACCTGGTCGCCGGTCGGGACGCATGTCGCCTACGTCCGGGTCTTCTACGTCAAGACGGCCGCGGGTGGTGTCATCTGCAGCGGTACCGCCGACTGCGGAGGACGGCAGGGCAACGCCATCTACGTGCGGGGCATCGGGACCGATGGAAAGCCCACGGGCAGCGAGCTGCTGCTGGCGAACGAGGCGACCCTGCCGTCGTTCTCTCCGGACGGGCGGTTCATCGCCTACTCCTCCGGCGGCAGACTGCGGGTCCAACAGATCAACCCCGCGGCCACGGACGAGGCCTCGCTCAAGGTGGGCGACGTCATCACCCATACCTGGCCGAACAGCACCGTCTCGACGGGTGGCGGCGATGACGACCGCCCGCGCTGGCAGCCGCGTGGCCCGTAGTCCGTTGTAGAGAGAGGTAGGGCCTGGCGCCCGTGTCCCGGAAGCTCGGGGCGCGGGCGTCGTCTCATGGACAGTCCCGGGTCCCTCCACCGCGCTCGAGGACTTGCCTCCCAGCCCAAAGCGACGTACGCAGGCGCCCCCCGCTCGCCGCTTTCACCTGGGAGGACTCGGAATGAAGCTCCACGCCGCGCTCTGCTTGCTGGCCCTCGTTGGCTGCGCGACCGTTCCGTCAACGGGCTCCACGGCCCTCGTCGACGTGCCTGGCGGTGGTGGTCCCGCGGGCGATTCCCAGGTCCTGCCGGAGCCGGTGCGCATGGAGACGCCCGCGGGCACCTTCCTCGTGCACCCCAACAACGCCGAGGACTTCACGAAGCTGCTGGCGGGAGAGCCGACGAAAAACCAGTACCTCTCCGTCACGGACGCGCCCTGAGCGCCTCCGCACGGGCTCACCTCGTTCCCCGGACACCGGGGAAGGGGAGACTCAGCCCACCAGGACGATGCGCCGGCCCAGGGCCCGCGTCATCAGGGGCGAGGTGACGAGCTTGAGCACCTCGACGCTCTCTCCGCCGGCCGTGTCGTAGGCCGCCGCGATGAGCTCCCCCACCGTCAGCGCCGGGGTCACCTTGCGCTGGGTGGTCCTCCGAGGGGTGGGCATGACCCGTCTCCCCTGGCGTTGGACCGAATCGCGCTTGCGTGTCGCCGTCTTGGTCATTGTGTCCTCCCGCCCGCACCCCGTGGGTTGATGGACTGATACGGCCTGGATGGTTGCATGCGACGTGCCAGGGGCTCGTCCGCCAGCCGTCTCCAGGAAATCAGGGACTTGTAGTCACCAGCAGTCTCCGACCCTGGGACGGGATTCCATACTTCGTTCAATCTTCCAGGCTCGATGCCTCGTTTCGTTGAGCCTTTTCGTCCACACCTGACAGAAGAGTCAGGGTAAGCCCACCCCATGAACGTCCAGGTCCTCTTCCACGACAGCTGCTTCGACGGGGCCGCGAGCGCGGCGGTCTTCACCCGCTTCTACCGGGAGCGCGTCCGTCCGGATGCCACCTTCTCCTACCGGGGGCTGTCGCATCAGGCGGGAGGCGCGCCCATCGATGCGGCCGTCTTCTCCGGGGACGAGAACGTCATCGTCGACTTCCGCTACAGCCAGGATCCGCGGCTCACCTGGTGGTTCGACCACCACGTCTCCGCCTTCCAGCAGCCGGGGGACGAGGCCCACTTCCACGCCGATACCAGCGGGCACAAGTTCCATGATCCGCACCGCAAGAGCTGCACCTGCTACCTGGCGGACGTGGCCCGCGAGCGCTTCGGGTGGGACCCGTCACCCATGGCCGAGCTGCTCCACTGGGCGGAGATCATCGACGGCGCGCTCTTCCCCAACCCGGAGATGGCCGTGGCGCTGGAGGAGCCGGCCTTGCGCATCATGACGGTGCTCGAGGCCAACAAGGATCCGGCCCTCATCCCCCAGGTCATCGAGCGGATGCAGACCGAGCCGCTGGCCTCCATCGCCGCCTCGCCGCTGATCGCCGCGCCGCTCGCGCCGCTGCTCGAGCGCCACCGGCGCCACATCGACCTGG is a window encoding:
- a CDS encoding pentapeptide repeat-containing protein, with product MDPRAHRRHLILLLLLSGPGLSACRGESEQERQQKALQKTVQQLLETRECTGCDLTGAQLEGADLEGARLAGAKLENAKLSRARLGNADLSGASLGGADARGANLRGARVDGASFGAARFQGAILEGLDLRKVTELPSANFEGANLRGVNLEGASLTGTGGTYRRSEPSHAYSLSAGGGWLVRADFTGAKLRFTVLARCNLEEAIFRDADLRDADLTHANLKNVELQGARLSEAIWEDGRTCAAGSQGGCRPNSR
- a CDS encoding DUF4397 domain-containing protein, coding for MRRALGVWVLMMGLCLVGGTGCDESPPDEPTVDAGQPDAGNPDAGNPDAGNPGGDAGTPVAHVRFVNAFLGLKDNPSDSEDAPWKPFKVNVYQGGTKLFSAPVEPGDEAVTDYVTVVAGTSIRFEVRDTEAPATATPVATSEALTLKENSRVTLVGVGFLHASGDDRFDKPRLLVLKEEELAAADKDSVRLRFVTAGRAVTSDQTRRLAVDGQSPFVTLAPFSADSAQGASLSKSVQRLVVSAPPPDRYVPSQGGRLSFSLPSQALASAGGWFAILTGDDRRPLPDEGEAALLLVPAGKRDVLRLKRDPLLYFFHAVMPDIDGNDPVPLQVLNGERKVAAEIYYGYDPTIGELPVTATGHSLKVTLDGDDGTVVLDAASTGPLEAGRRYLVVMSGKQGQTGDVAPRLTVIPDGFPADVMDARVRFVDASMNAPSRGVDFGYFDVASDGSKGDTFTSVVQGAKYATIAGSAAGVPFLAPLSRDSSNNAFMYYGIRAAEGGPAKAVKGGVVARPHLVVLIGDWNQATLEMRALNLRNNWWVSLSAPGTFE
- a CDS encoding tRNA threonylcarbamoyladenosine dehydratase, whose amino-acid sequence is MNPQPTPPETVPATAGTPASSEEARPFKLHRRFDRTGRLLGDPAMERLSNARVVVFGLGGVGSYAAEGLVRSGIGHLTLVDFDTVCVTNANRQLHATAKTVGKPKAELMAQRCKDINPDAHVEGLREFYRDELADQLLAPGSYDYVVDAIDNVKAKLHLLHRCVSLGIPVVSSMGAAGRLDPTSIRVEDLCETHMDPFAKDIRKLLKRKYGVPTERPTGITAVYSIEARRDPLSLRYDSDDGFMCVCPNDNDFHTCERRTQIDGSVAFVTSVFGMNAAGVVVRRLSLGR
- a CDS encoding TolB family protein, whose translation is MGKRVVLGVLMGALMVVSTGCSEECVDAFDCTNKKGTPGQGKKWACVENECVTQDDTPQPGHGDAGTQTDAGTQTDAGTQTDAGTEVDAGTQTDAGTEVDAGTMTLQEGAACSNTNSCMAGLYCDGSGGSRTCQPLHIAVTRKLSGANTTEAVVVRYKTPGSNPATGTSDVTKLSEGTGQSRFPRWNKDGTAVAFVDASGNTVTLVTRNIPLVAAQKTELTTATAAGTSDFRYMEWAPSASIAWATQTGASVSGISTIPGTGGDVQTLSTAGVFPSWAADGTSLAYSSGGVGLLTRAPGAASGTPVTGAGAQSEQPLHNAANNILLYLSVDTSKPASEQTEQFGTDAVPLSQLYTIAASGGTPELIAATTEVDATNAAGPVRTYIANHTWSPVGTHVAYVRVFYVKTAAGGVICSGTADCGGRQGNAIYVRGIGTDGKPTGSELLLANEATLPSFSPDGRFIAYSSGGRLRVQQINPAATDEASLKVGDVITHTWPNSTVSTGGGDDDRPRWQPRGP
- the mutY gene encoding A/G-specific adenine glycosylase produces the protein MSPQRKRKEPATAPLVEPGRRESLRSRLLEWYDRQKRDLPWRRTRDPYAIWLSEVMLQQTQVSTVIPYWERFLQRFPTVESLAAAPLPDVLAAWRGLGYYSRARNLHRAAQEVVARFGGRLPSTAAELLTLPGFGRYTSGAVASIAFGEPAPLVDGNVARVLSRIFEVEGAPGDRVREARLWALATEFVHGERPGDFNQALMEHGATVCRPESPLCLLCPVREECLAYRHGRVDELPPARVRAAPKRMTLAVAVWAHQGRLLLARRAEKGLFGGLWELPAAEVEDDTPDTSSAAKLAEALGVDVEMRGHLGTVRRQLTHRALSLRLLRVTGPAHPSHAPAFRELRWCTPGEAASLGMSTAMHKALEAAVAAGVLEG
- a CDS encoding DHH family phosphoesterase, translated to MNVQVLFHDSCFDGAASAAVFTRFYRERVRPDATFSYRGLSHQAGGAPIDAAVFSGDENVIVDFRYSQDPRLTWWFDHHVSAFQQPGDEAHFHADTSGHKFHDPHRKSCTCYLADVARERFGWDPSPMAELLHWAEIIDGALFPNPEMAVALEEPALRIMTVLEANKDPALIPQVIERMQTEPLASIAASPLIAAPLAPLLERHRRHIDLVRSKARYDNGVVSFDLADEGVDSLNKFIAYALYPEARYTLWVGQGPSRAKVSLGSNPWRPQERRHDLAAIASRYGGGGHPVVAAISFKAGEVARARSAYQEILSELSR
- a CDS encoding PD-(D/E)XK nuclease family protein, which gives rise to MARTFSNDFSWSKSRHEKLQECSRAYYFYYYRSWGGWESGAPQEVRELYVLKKLSNRYAWAGSVVHDAIKDALLDWRAGREVEPSKVEARALELMRKDFRYSREKGYRTQKYRKTFSGLVEHEYEEPVPDDAWKQNAETVRSALAWFFASRWPALAKGLKPAQWLEVDAGAEFSTFTLDGVKVFAIPDFAYVDADGSPVVVDWKTGKARDGYDEQVLGYALYVSQRYRLPLEKVRASLVYLNDGVEHEVQVDRDAVEGFKARFAQSVARMRELLVNPATNTPKDESAFPQTDDLSSCTRCAFRRPCGREAAAAKVA
- a CDS encoding TatD family hydrolase, translated to MIDTHCHLDATRFDPDRHEVLDRAWAAGLHGILVPGVGPENWEPLLAMSRAEPRLQVGLGIHPQLLPDIPPEQDEEHLERLDALLARGGAIAVGECGLDGPSAAGAPMERQVAVLKRHLELARKHGLPVLMHCFRAHPALIELFKQEPLPEAGVLMHSYGGGADLARFYIQKGCYFSFAGPVTWAEARKPLDALRVIPPDRLMAETDAPDQAPTPHRGQRSEPGYLPRVIEGMARVLGEPVEALAQRTTENARRLFREAFPPPSL
- a CDS encoding SDR family oxidoreductase produces the protein MATRDFQEKVVLITGASSGIGRAAAKAYAAQGAHIVLAARRESQLRDAAREVEALGVRALPIRCDITREEDVASLVRETEATFGGLDILVNNAGLGLYGPVEGFSEEQLRQVFEINFFGLVRVTRAALPLLRKRAPGSQVVNVSSVLGHRGLPLLGGYGSSKAAVNLLTESLRAELSTEGISVLLVSPGLTETGFRDSRLNAEGWKQDAIPLNAMSSEAVAAAMVRASRRKRRETVLTLPGRVMVLANRWMPGLFDRVARRIANPAKTP